The following are encoded in a window of Oceanidesulfovibrio indonesiensis genomic DNA:
- a CDS encoding NAD-dependent epimerase, with protein MRVLVTGAAGFIGYHVCEYFLRGGAEVVGLDNLNDYYDVSLKQSRLDRLAHYDAFTFRKLDLADGAAVSALFREFSFTHVIHLAAQAGVRHSITHPEDYVRSNLDGFFFILEGCRHSADLEHLVFASSSSVYGLNTLMPYSVHHNVDHPISLYAASKKSNELMAHTYSYLYGIPATGLRFFTVYGPWGRPDMAIFLFTDKIIRGEPIDVFNHGQMRRDFTYIDDIVEGVARVTKKPAAPNPEWSGHHPDPSSSPAPFRVFNIGNNNSVTLEDFIATIEEALGMQAFKNYLPLQPGDVPETYADIEDLHAHVGFRPHTDLSVGVANFVSWFREYYGI; from the coding sequence ATGCGCGTTCTCGTAACCGGTGCTGCCGGCTTCATCGGATATCATGTGTGCGAGTACTTTCTCCGCGGAGGGGCTGAGGTCGTCGGCCTTGACAACCTCAATGATTATTATGACGTCTCGCTTAAACAGTCCCGGCTGGACAGACTTGCGCACTACGATGCATTCACGTTTCGCAAGCTTGACCTTGCCGACGGCGCAGCCGTTTCCGCTCTTTTTCGAGAATTTTCGTTCACCCATGTCATCCACCTTGCCGCGCAGGCCGGTGTACGGCACAGCATCACTCATCCGGAAGACTATGTCCGCTCCAATCTGGACGGCTTTTTCTTCATTTTGGAAGGTTGTCGCCACTCCGCGGACCTTGAACACCTTGTGTTCGCATCATCGAGCTCGGTCTATGGCTTGAACACCCTCATGCCTTACAGCGTGCACCACAACGTGGACCATCCGATCAGCCTGTATGCTGCTTCCAAAAAATCCAACGAATTGATGGCCCACACATATAGCTACCTGTACGGCATCCCCGCCACGGGCTTACGCTTTTTTACTGTCTATGGCCCCTGGGGCCGGCCTGACATGGCCATATTCCTTTTCACAGACAAGATCATCCGCGGCGAGCCCATCGACGTGTTTAACCACGGACAGATGCGCCGCGATTTTACGTATATCGATGACATTGTCGAAGGAGTGGCCCGCGTAACGAAGAAACCGGCCGCACCAAATCCCGAATGGAGCGGTCATCATCCGGATCCTTCTTCCAGTCCAGCCCCGTTTCGTGTGTTCAATATCGGCAACAACAACAGCGTAACGCTGGAAGATTTCATCGCCACTATCGAAGAGGCGCTTGGCATGCAAGCATTCAAAAATTATTTGCCTCTGCAGCCCGGCGATGTCCCTGAAACTTACGCCGACATTGAGGATCTGCATGCACATGTCGGATTTCGTCCGCATACCGATTTGTCGGTCGGCGTTGCGAACTTTGTTTCATGGTTCCGCGAATATTACGGGATTTAG
- a CDS encoding slipin family protein: protein MPFSGFGIVIVIVVLFFASAIKVLREYERGVVFRLGRVIGAKGPGLIILIPIIDRMTKISLRVHTLDVPHQDVITFDNVSVKVNAVVYFRVVEPVNAVVEVEEYLYATSQLAQTTLRSVCGGVELDTILAHREKINDEIQSILDQQTDPWGIKVISVEVKHIDLPQEMQRAMARQAVAERDRRAKVINAEGEFQAAKRLSEAAEIISVHPQALQLRYLQTLVEMSSETTTTLIPLPLDLLGLAKKSG from the coding sequence ATGCCATTTTCCGGCTTCGGCATTGTCATTGTCATCGTTGTCCTGTTTTTCGCTTCCGCAATCAAAGTGCTCAGAGAGTATGAACGCGGCGTCGTGTTCCGGCTTGGTCGCGTTATTGGAGCCAAGGGGCCTGGCCTCATCATACTAATTCCCATTATCGATCGTATGACGAAAATCAGTTTACGTGTGCACACTCTGGATGTGCCGCACCAGGACGTCATCACGTTTGATAACGTCTCCGTCAAAGTGAATGCCGTCGTTTATTTTCGTGTTGTGGAACCTGTAAATGCTGTTGTTGAGGTCGAAGAATACTTGTACGCCACGTCTCAGCTGGCCCAAACGACTCTGCGTTCCGTTTGCGGCGGCGTAGAACTCGATACGATTCTTGCCCATCGAGAAAAGATTAATGATGAGATACAGTCTATTCTCGATCAACAGACAGATCCCTGGGGCATCAAAGTCATCAGCGTGGAGGTCAAGCATATCGACCTGCCGCAGGAGATGCAGCGAGCCATGGCGCGTCAGGCCGTGGCCGAACGTGACCGCCGCGCCAAGGTCATCAATGCCGAAGGTGAGTTCCAGGCTGCCAAGCGGCTTTCCGAGGCAGCTGAAATCATCTCGGTCCATCCGCAAGCTTTGCAGCTGCGTTACCTGCAGACCCTTGTCGAGATGAGCTCGGAAACCACAACCACGCTCATTCCGCTTCCGCTCGACCTGTTAGGACTTGCCAAAAAATCCGGGTAG